The Streptomyces sp. Alt3 genome has a segment encoding these proteins:
- the tkt gene encoding transketolase, with protein sequence MAPERSSSGLAASRDPGLALPVAVRAGWSDLDLRAVDTVRVLAADAVQKTGNGHPGTAMSLAPLAYLLFQQVMRHDPADDQWLGRDRFVLSCGHSSLTLYIQLYLAGYGLEMDDLKALRTWDSATPGHPEYRHTRGVEITTGPLGQGMGASVGMAMAARRERGLLDPDAAPGTSPFDHRVYVLASDGDMMEGVASEAASLAGHQQLGNLVAFYDSNHISIEDDTDISFSEDVPARFAAYGWHVQTVDWTRTGDYVEDVDALLAAIEAAKAEQSRPSLIMLRTIIGWPAPTKKNTGKAHGAALGDEEVAGTKRLLGFDPEAYFPVEEEVLTHTRAVGERGKGARERWQRTYEEWRTANPERAALLDRLREQELPDGWTDALPDFPADAKGMATRKASGQVLTALAPVLPELWGGSADLAGSNNTTMDGEPSFIPVDRQTAEFGGGPYGRTLHFGIREHAMGAVLNGIALQSLTRPYGGTFLTFSDYMRPAVRLAALMKLPATYVWTHDSIGLGEDGPTHQPVEHLAALRAIPGLDVVRPGDANETTTCWRTILEHTDRPAGLVLTRQNLPVLDRADGVHASAGGAARGAYVLVEASGTAPDVILVATGSEVHIALDARKVLADEGLSVRVVSMPCREWFAEQPMSYQDEVLPPDVRARVSVEAAVGQGWREVVGDAGRIVSLEHYGASADYERLYEEFGITPEAVAAAARASIRDAVEPPRPGGRRP encoded by the coding sequence ATGGCGCCCGAACGATCCTCTTCCGGCCTCGCCGCATCCCGGGACCCCGGGCTGGCGCTGCCCGTGGCCGTACGGGCGGGGTGGAGCGACCTGGACCTGCGCGCGGTGGACACCGTACGGGTGCTCGCCGCCGACGCGGTCCAGAAGACCGGCAACGGACACCCCGGCACGGCGATGAGCCTGGCGCCGCTCGCCTACCTGCTGTTCCAGCAGGTCATGCGGCACGACCCCGCCGACGACCAGTGGCTGGGCAGGGACCGCTTCGTCCTCTCCTGCGGCCACAGCAGCCTCACCCTGTACATCCAGCTCTACCTGGCCGGCTACGGCCTGGAGATGGACGACCTGAAGGCACTGCGGACCTGGGACTCCGCGACCCCCGGCCACCCGGAGTACCGGCACACCCGCGGAGTCGAGATCACCACCGGACCGCTCGGCCAGGGGATGGGCGCCTCCGTCGGGATGGCGATGGCCGCCCGCCGGGAGAGGGGCCTGCTCGACCCGGACGCCGCGCCGGGCACCAGCCCCTTCGACCACCGTGTGTACGTGCTGGCCTCCGACGGCGACATGATGGAGGGCGTCGCGTCCGAGGCGGCGTCGCTGGCAGGGCATCAGCAGCTGGGCAACCTCGTGGCGTTCTACGACTCCAACCACATCTCCATCGAGGACGACACCGACATCTCGTTCAGCGAGGACGTCCCGGCCCGCTTCGCCGCGTACGGATGGCACGTGCAGACCGTGGACTGGACCCGTACCGGTGACTACGTCGAGGACGTCGACGCGCTGCTCGCCGCGATCGAGGCGGCGAAGGCGGAACAGTCCCGGCCCTCGTTGATCATGCTGCGCACGATCATCGGCTGGCCCGCCCCCACGAAGAAGAACACCGGCAAGGCGCACGGGGCGGCCCTGGGGGACGAGGAGGTCGCCGGGACCAAGCGGCTCCTGGGCTTCGACCCGGAGGCGTACTTCCCCGTCGAGGAGGAGGTCCTCACCCACACCCGGGCGGTCGGGGAGCGGGGCAAGGGCGCCCGCGAACGCTGGCAGCGGACCTACGAGGAATGGCGCACCGCCAACCCGGAGCGGGCGGCGCTGCTCGACCGGCTGCGGGAGCAGGAACTGCCCGACGGCTGGACCGACGCCCTGCCGGACTTCCCGGCGGACGCGAAGGGCATGGCCACCCGCAAGGCCTCCGGCCAGGTGCTCACCGCCCTCGCGCCGGTGCTGCCCGAGCTGTGGGGCGGCTCCGCCGACCTCGCCGGCAGCAACAACACGACCATGGACGGCGAGCCCTCCTTCATCCCCGTGGACCGGCAGACGGCCGAGTTCGGCGGGGGCCCCTACGGACGGACCCTGCACTTCGGGATCCGTGAGCACGCGATGGGCGCCGTGCTCAACGGCATCGCGCTGCAGAGCCTGACCCGCCCCTACGGCGGCACGTTCCTCACGTTCAGCGACTACATGCGCCCCGCCGTCCGCCTCGCCGCCCTGATGAAGCTTCCCGCCACCTATGTGTGGACCCACGACTCGATCGGACTGGGCGAGGACGGCCCCACCCACCAGCCCGTCGAGCACCTCGCCGCGCTGCGCGCGATCCCCGGGCTCGACGTCGTACGCCCCGGAGACGCCAACGAGACGACCACCTGCTGGCGGACGATCCTGGAGCACACCGACCGCCCCGCCGGTCTCGTCCTGACCAGGCAGAACCTGCCGGTCCTGGACCGCGCCGACGGCGTCCACGCCTCTGCCGGAGGAGCGGCACGCGGCGCCTACGTCCTGGTCGAAGCCTCCGGAACCGCCCCCGACGTCATCCTCGTGGCGACGGGATCCGAGGTCCACATCGCGCTCGACGCCCGTAAGGTGCTGGCCGACGAGGGGCTTTCCGTCCGGGTGGTGTCGATGCCCTGCCGCGAGTGGTTCGCCGAGCAGCCGATGTCCTACCAGGACGAGGTGCTGCCGCCCGACGTGCGCGCCCGCGTCAGCGTCGAGGCCGCCGTCGGCCAGGGCTGGCGCGAGGTGGTCGGCGACGCCGGACGGATCGTCAGCCTCGAGCACTACGGAGCGTCCGCCGACTACGAACGGCTCTACGAGGAGTTCGGCATCACCCCCGAAGCGGTCGCCGCGGCGGCACGCGCCAGCATCCGCGACGCGGTGGAGCCCCCGAGGCCGGGCGGGCGACGGCCGTAG
- a CDS encoding serine/threonine-protein kinase, translated as MDELRPQDPSRIGTYRLLARLGAGGMGQVYLARSPGGLLVAVKEIRDEISDHPESLARFRREAATVEAVRSAYTARLIESSLGAPPYWLATEYVPGPTLREAVREGGPFPPGSALKLCAALAEGLAAVHAHGVTHRDLKPQNVILSPQGPQLIDFGIARGVGQTVLTRDGTAPGTPGFAAPEVVLRNEVGPAADVFALGATLAYTVTGRPPFGSGDAATVSYRAVHEDIDLDGVGPSLAALIRECAAKDPADRPDPAAVIARCAVDSALATDSFYRALSRTGGTAARGDDETATLPADAAERDGVVLPTRPGGGTPGEGASVSAGPSGPTPYDGADRPASEARSGRRGALGLAVVAAVLASSATAWLLSGQPPDGGAGAGPTAGGEVSRRPATTAPASDPPDHIVSDGRTRERWTLAEDPAQAAQGIGSCGLSGLDMASLPVDLQSSVSHTTGSDTARVELRPRNAGKGKRPAPYHVAVGVLPPHGIDPATGRPTRKTGEGVGFTGRPVDIFSKWSSGGTLTFRYPDDFRAHLDGRTVDAVPVGDDPGDWTVVLYHVEGGPDGITPVVCNGFHA; from the coding sequence GTGGATGAGCTGCGGCCCCAGGACCCCTCGCGCATAGGCACCTATCGACTGCTCGCCCGCCTCGGTGCCGGAGGGATGGGTCAGGTCTATCTGGCCCGCTCCCCCGGTGGGCTGCTGGTGGCGGTGAAGGAGATCCGGGACGAGATCAGCGACCACCCGGAGTCCCTGGCCCGCTTCAGGCGGGAGGCCGCCACCGTGGAGGCCGTGCGCAGCGCGTACACCGCCCGGTTGATCGAGTCGTCCCTCGGCGCCCCGCCCTACTGGCTGGCCACCGAGTACGTGCCGGGGCCCACCCTGCGCGAGGCGGTCCGAGAGGGCGGGCCGTTCCCTCCCGGCAGTGCCCTGAAGCTGTGCGCCGCGCTGGCCGAGGGCCTGGCGGCCGTCCATGCGCACGGGGTGACCCACCGGGACCTGAAACCGCAGAACGTGATCCTGTCGCCGCAGGGGCCGCAGCTGATCGACTTCGGCATCGCCCGGGGGGTCGGGCAGACGGTGCTCACACGGGACGGGACGGCGCCGGGAACCCCGGGGTTCGCCGCACCCGAAGTGGTCCTGCGCAACGAGGTGGGCCCCGCCGCGGACGTGTTCGCACTGGGTGCGACGCTCGCTTACACGGTGACGGGCAGGCCTCCCTTCGGATCCGGCGACGCGGCGACGGTGAGCTACCGGGCCGTGCACGAGGACATCGACCTGGACGGCGTCGGCCCTTCGCTCGCCGCGCTGATCCGGGAGTGTGCCGCCAAGGACCCGGCGGACCGGCCGGATCCGGCGGCCGTGATCGCACGGTGCGCGGTGGATTCCGCGCTCGCGACGGACTCCTTCTACCGTGCGCTCTCCCGGACCGGCGGCACGGCCGCGCGGGGCGACGACGAGACAGCCACGTTGCCCGCCGACGCGGCGGAGCGGGACGGGGTGGTCCTCCCCACGCGACCGGGCGGAGGCACCCCGGGTGAGGGCGCATCCGTGTCCGCGGGCCCGTCCGGTCCCACCCCGTACGACGGAGCGGACCGTCCGGCGTCCGAGGCCCGTTCCGGCCGCCGGGGGGCGCTCGGACTCGCCGTGGTCGCGGCTGTGCTGGCCTCCTCGGCGACGGCCTGGCTGCTCTCGGGACAGCCGCCGGACGGTGGGGCCGGAGCGGGGCCGACAGCGGGCGGTGAGGTGTCCCGCCGGCCCGCCACCACCGCACCGGCCTCGGACCCGCCCGACCACATCGTGAGCGACGGGAGGACACGGGAGCGCTGGACCCTGGCCGAGGATCCCGCGCAGGCGGCCCAGGGCATCGGCTCCTGCGGCCTTTCCGGCCTGGACATGGCCTCGCTGCCGGTGGACCTTCAGTCGTCCGTCTCGCACACCACGGGCTCGGACACCGCCAGGGTGGAACTGCGCCCGAGGAACGCCGGGAAGGGGAAGCGGCCCGCGCCGTACCACGTGGCCGTGGGTGTCCTTCCGCCGCACGGGATCGATCCCGCCACGGGCCGTCCCACCAGGAAGACGGGCGAGGGCGTCGGCTTCACCGGCAGGCCCGTCGACATCTTCTCGAAGTGGTCCTCGGGCGGCACGCTCACCTTCCGCTATCCCGACGACTTCCGCGCCCACCTCGACGGCCGGACCGTCGACGCCGTGCCCGTGGGCGACGACCCGGGTGACTGGACCGTGGTGCTTTACCACGTGGAAGGCGGACCCGACGGGATCACGCCTGTCGTCTGCAACGGCTTCCACGCCTGA
- a CDS encoding HlyD family efflux transporter periplasmic adaptor subunit has protein sequence MQFRQQALSKLQSPEQLDLPVRFARPQGLLVLCVTVLVMAAACFWAVTGSVTGTLDAPGILTHARGSYILQSPVAGQITEVLADEGETLPRDSPLLKVRTDRGERVVRTINAGRLTSVTATIGAVVTTGADVASVERIDGADDPLVVLLYVPGSSAASVPVGASVDLTVQSVPAQQYGVLRGKVAAVGRAAQTQQQITRFLGDAQLGEQFSRHGRPSAVLVKLERSDSTKSGFRWSSADGPPYAIGSMTLATGSVRLADQRPIDWLLP, from the coding sequence GTGCAGTTCCGCCAGCAGGCCCTTTCCAAGCTGCAGTCGCCCGAACAGCTCGACCTTCCGGTGCGGTTCGCCCGCCCGCAGGGCCTGCTCGTCCTCTGTGTCACCGTCCTCGTGATGGCCGCGGCCTGCTTCTGGGCCGTGACGGGCTCCGTCACCGGCACCCTCGACGCGCCCGGCATCCTCACCCACGCGCGCGGCAGTTACATCCTGCAGAGCCCGGTCGCCGGGCAGATCACCGAGGTGCTCGCCGACGAGGGCGAGACCCTGCCCCGCGACTCCCCGCTGCTCAAGGTCCGTACGGACCGGGGTGAGCGCGTCGTCCGTACGATCAACGCCGGCCGGCTCACCTCCGTGACCGCCACGATCGGCGCGGTGGTCACCACCGGCGCGGACGTGGCGAGCGTCGAGCGGATCGACGGCGCCGACGATCCGCTGGTCGTCCTTCTGTACGTGCCCGGCAGCAGTGCGGCCTCCGTCCCGGTGGGCGCCTCCGTCGATCTGACCGTCCAGTCCGTGCCCGCCCAGCAGTACGGCGTGCTGCGCGGCAAGGTGGCCGCGGTCGGCAGGGCTGCGCAGACGCAGCAGCAGATCACCCGCTTCCTCGGCGACGCCCAGCTCGGCGAACAGTTCTCCCGGCACGGCAGGCCGTCGGCGGTCCTGGTGAAACTGGAGCGCTCGGACTCCACGAAGTCCGGTTTCCGGTGGTCGTCGGCCGACGGACCTCCGTACGCGATCGGCTCCATGACCCTGGCCACCGGTTCCGTCCGGCTCGCCGACCAGCGCCCGATCGATTGGCTGCTCCCGTGA
- a CDS encoding type A2 lantipeptide, with the protein MNYTPQVETAEISDSDLDNVSGGLVGGLVGNVTGTVEGIVPVSGVVGSVTGLVEGATGVNTGAVTGLATGLTAGL; encoded by the coding sequence ATGAACTACACCCCCCAGGTCGAGACCGCCGAGATCTCCGACAGCGACCTCGACAACGTCTCGGGCGGCCTCGTCGGCGGCCTCGTCGGCAACGTCACGGGCACCGTCGAGGGCATCGTCCCGGTCTCCGGCGTCGTCGGCTCGGTCACCGGTCTCGTCGAGGGTGCCACCGGCGTGAACACCGGCGCGGTCACCGGTCTGGCCACCGGCCTGACCGCCGGTCTCTGA
- a CDS encoding NHLP family bacteriocin export ABC transporter peptidase/permease/ATPase subunit: MTAPHPSPTAQQLPPPGRGRHRPEAGRRRTGGAPKAGRTKTVRTPTVLQMEALECGAASLAMVLGHYGRHVPLEELRIACGVSRDGSRASNVLKAARSYGLQAKGMQMEPAALAEVRAPAILFWEFNHYVVYDGMGRRLGRRGVHINDPDKGRRFVPAEDFDTSFTGVALVLEPGEGFRRGGRKPGVMAALPGRLRGTTGTMLVALLASLLLVAVGATLPALSRTYIDMFMIGEQTSLLGVLFAAMGSMVALTVVLTWLQQANLLRGRIISSTLGSARFFRHLLRLPVTFFSQRSPADLVQRLQSNDAVAETLARDLTAAGVDGIVVLLYAFLLWTYDPQLTVIGVGIALLNVVAMRIVVRLRATGTQKLRADSARLTNTSYTGLQLIETMKATGGENGYFRRWAGQHATTLEEQQRLGVPSAWLGVVAPALATLNSALILWIGGLRAVEGHLSIGLLVAFQALVTRFTAPVTRLNGVAGRVQDFAADVARLKDVENFPVDPLYSRREPAASTRRLKGHVTLEDITFGYSPLDKPLLTGFSLSVGPGQQVALVGGSGSGKSTVSRLISGLYSPWEGTIRIDGQRLEDIPRGALAASVSFVDQDVFLFEGTVRDNVALWDPSVPDDAVTEALRDAALYDVVARRPSGIHSRVEQDGRNFSGGQRQRLEIARALVRRPSILVLDEVTSALDAETERVIIDNLRRRGCACVVIAHRLSTVRDSDEIVVLDHGTVVERGRHEQLAAAGGPYADLVREH; the protein is encoded by the coding sequence GTGACCGCTCCGCACCCGTCCCCCACCGCCCAGCAGCTGCCGCCCCCGGGCCGCGGCAGGCACCGGCCGGAAGCGGGCCGGCGACGGACGGGCGGCGCGCCGAAGGCCGGCCGGACGAAGACGGTGCGCACGCCCACCGTGCTCCAGATGGAGGCCCTGGAGTGCGGGGCCGCCTCGTTGGCCATGGTGCTCGGTCACTACGGCCGCCACGTGCCGCTGGAGGAACTGCGGATCGCCTGCGGTGTCTCGCGCGACGGGTCCCGCGCCAGCAACGTGCTCAAGGCCGCGCGAAGTTACGGCCTCCAGGCCAAGGGCATGCAGATGGAACCGGCGGCCCTCGCCGAGGTCCGGGCCCCCGCGATCCTGTTCTGGGAGTTCAACCACTACGTCGTCTACGACGGCATGGGACGCCGCCTCGGACGGCGGGGCGTGCACATCAACGACCCCGACAAGGGGCGCCGGTTCGTGCCCGCCGAGGACTTCGACACCAGCTTCACCGGAGTCGCCCTGGTCCTCGAACCGGGTGAGGGCTTCCGGCGCGGCGGCCGGAAGCCCGGTGTCATGGCCGCGTTGCCGGGCCGCCTGCGCGGCACCACGGGCACGATGCTGGTCGCCCTGCTCGCCAGCCTGCTGCTGGTGGCCGTCGGCGCCACGCTGCCGGCCCTGAGCCGCACCTACATCGACATGTTCATGATTGGCGAACAGACGTCCTTGCTGGGCGTGCTGTTCGCCGCGATGGGCTCCATGGTCGCCCTCACCGTCGTCCTGACATGGCTGCAGCAGGCGAATCTGCTGCGTGGGCGCATCATCTCGTCCACGCTCGGCAGCGCGCGCTTCTTCCGGCATCTGCTCCGGCTGCCGGTCACCTTCTTCTCGCAGCGCAGCCCGGCCGACCTCGTCCAGCGCCTGCAGTCGAACGACGCCGTGGCCGAGACCCTCGCACGGGACCTCACCGCGGCGGGAGTGGACGGCATCGTCGTCCTGCTCTACGCGTTCCTGCTGTGGACGTACGATCCGCAGCTGACCGTCATCGGGGTGGGCATCGCCCTGCTCAACGTGGTCGCCATGCGCATCGTCGTGCGGCTGCGGGCCACCGGCACCCAGAAGCTGCGGGCCGACAGCGCACGGCTGACGAACACCTCGTACACCGGGCTCCAGCTGATCGAGACGATGAAGGCCACGGGCGGCGAGAACGGGTACTTCCGCCGGTGGGCCGGGCAGCACGCGACGACGCTGGAGGAGCAGCAGCGCCTCGGGGTGCCGAGCGCCTGGCTGGGCGTCGTCGCCCCTGCCCTCGCGACGCTCAACAGCGCGCTGATCCTGTGGATCGGGGGCCTGCGGGCCGTGGAGGGGCACCTCTCGATCGGTCTGCTGGTGGCCTTCCAGGCCCTGGTGACGCGTTTCACCGCGCCGGTGACCCGGCTCAACGGGGTGGCGGGCCGGGTCCAGGACTTCGCGGCCGACGTGGCCCGGCTCAAGGACGTCGAGAACTTCCCGGTCGACCCGCTGTACTCCCGTCGCGAACCGGCCGCGAGCACCAGGCGGCTCAAGGGGCATGTGACGCTGGAGGACATCACCTTCGGCTACAGCCCGCTCGACAAGCCCCTGCTCACCGGCTTCTCCCTGTCCGTGGGACCGGGGCAGCAGGTGGCGCTCGTCGGAGGGTCCGGCAGTGGCAAGTCGACGGTCTCGCGGCTCATCTCGGGGCTGTACAGCCCGTGGGAGGGCACGATCCGCATCGACGGGCAGCGCCTGGAGGACATCCCCAGGGGCGCTCTTGCCGCGTCGGTGTCCTTCGTCGACCAGGACGTCTTCCTCTTCGAGGGGACGGTCCGGGACAACGTGGCGCTGTGGGACCCCTCGGTCCCGGACGACGCCGTGACCGAGGCGCTGCGGGACGCCGCCCTGTACGACGTCGTCGCGCGCCGCCCCAGCGGCATCCACAGCCGGGTGGAGCAGGACGGCCGGAACTTCTCGGGCGGGCAGCGACAGCGCCTGGAGATCGCCCGGGCGCTCGTGCGCCGCCCCAGCATCCTGGTCCTGGACGAGGTCACCAGCGCGCTGGACGCCGAGACCGAGCGCGTCATCATCGACAACCTGCGGCGGCGGGGCTGTGCCTGCGTCGTGATCGCCCACCGGCTGAGCACCGTGCGCGACAGCGACGAGATCGTGGTCCTGGACCACGGGACCGTCGTGGAGCGCGGCAGGCACGAGCAGCTGGCGGCCGCCGGCGGGCCCTACGCCGATCTGGTCAGGGAGCACTGA
- a CDS encoding NHLP bacteriocin export ABC transporter permease/ATPase subunit, whose product MSSVHPLAGTEAPGPDPVIGALGTLGEPVDCTGLRSLSLEGPQVLWLVVAGALDLFAVDAVEQGHWHFLGRLEPGTLVLGPVVGPQHTLVGRPLQECVLRRVPLRELYRQEYDQGAYEARSRSHYDTGDAALSLLEHAFSLGVGRSQRVLFEAPLDGRTAVDSSVGDDDVLWLPVSPGSVQYGAAFSAEASGDLLVDPAMWQGMVNQQYRLLSALDRWIEQLERAHEDRTAAGMKAGEAVRKEADHALLTSIGRSARGTSPAKGASDDAVHAACRLVARDSGIVLAEPATGGAVSDRIDPVERVAVASRVRTRAVRLDGRWWRENSGPLVGSRAASGAPVALLWRRGRYEAVNPLTGRRARVDSDCAEDFDERAVMFYRPLPEKPLSRRQLLRFGLFGTRGDLRNLVLAGLVTVALGSLVPIATGKVLGVYVPQAQNALIVQVSLAVIISGVVSAAFMLLQNLTILRMEGRIESTLQPAVWDRLLRLPTKFFASRSTGELASAAMGVSAIRRVLSGTGPVVVQAGTLGVMNLGLLLWFSVPLALTAVAMLVVIAGVFLTMGMWELRWQRRLVELGNKLNNQAFQTLRGLPKLRVAAAESFAYGAWASEFARSRELQKRAGRIKNMTTVLNAVYLPLCSLVVFVLLAGPARGSLTASEFLTFNTSVTMLLTAVTQLTGAFVSAAAVLPMFEQIKPVLDEAPEVRGTSTQPGSLSGEIEARGVSFRYSEDGPVVLDEVSLSVRPGEFVAIVGPSGCGKSTLLRLLIGFDRPASGSVLYDGQDLTSLDPAAVRRQCGVVLQNAQPLSGSILDCICGAEVFTQEEAWEAAAMAGLAEDIKRMPMGLHTMIAGGGSISGGQRQRLMIAQALVRRPRILFFDEATSALDNETQRTVIESTRSLRATRVVIAHRLSTVLDADRVIVMADGRVVQEGPPAELLADTGGQLHELVRRQMS is encoded by the coding sequence ATGTCATCCGTTCATCCGCTCGCGGGCACGGAGGCCCCGGGGCCGGACCCGGTCATCGGCGCGCTGGGAACACTCGGCGAGCCGGTCGACTGCACCGGGCTGCGGAGCCTGTCGCTGGAAGGGCCCCAGGTGCTGTGGCTCGTCGTGGCCGGCGCCCTCGACCTGTTCGCGGTGGACGCGGTGGAGCAGGGGCACTGGCACTTCCTGGGCCGTCTGGAGCCGGGGACCCTCGTGCTGGGCCCGGTCGTGGGCCCGCAGCACACCCTGGTCGGGCGCCCCCTCCAGGAGTGCGTGCTGCGCCGGGTACCGCTGCGCGAGCTGTACCGGCAGGAGTACGACCAGGGGGCGTACGAGGCCCGGTCCCGCAGCCACTACGACACCGGGGACGCGGCGCTCAGCCTGCTGGAGCACGCCTTCTCGCTCGGCGTGGGCCGGAGTCAGCGTGTGCTGTTCGAGGCGCCGCTGGACGGGCGGACCGCCGTCGACAGCTCGGTGGGCGACGACGACGTCCTGTGGCTGCCGGTGTCGCCCGGCAGCGTGCAGTACGGTGCCGCGTTCAGTGCCGAGGCCTCGGGTGACCTGCTCGTGGACCCGGCGATGTGGCAGGGGATGGTCAATCAGCAGTACCGGCTGCTGTCGGCGCTGGACCGCTGGATCGAGCAGCTGGAACGTGCCCACGAGGACCGGACCGCCGCGGGCATGAAGGCGGGTGAGGCCGTCCGCAAGGAGGCCGACCACGCGCTGCTGACCTCGATCGGCCGGTCCGCGCGGGGCACGTCGCCCGCGAAGGGCGCCTCGGACGACGCGGTCCACGCGGCCTGCCGCCTGGTGGCGCGGGATTCGGGGATCGTCCTCGCCGAGCCGGCGACGGGCGGCGCGGTGAGCGACCGGATCGACCCGGTCGAACGTGTCGCGGTCGCCTCGCGCGTCCGCACCCGGGCGGTGCGGCTGGACGGTCGCTGGTGGCGGGAGAACTCCGGTCCGCTGGTGGGCAGTCGGGCCGCGTCCGGGGCGCCGGTCGCGCTGCTCTGGCGCCGTGGCCGCTACGAGGCGGTCAACCCGCTGACCGGGCGGCGCGCCCGTGTGGACAGCGACTGTGCCGAGGACTTCGACGAGCGCGCCGTGATGTTCTACCGGCCCCTTCCGGAAAAGCCGTTGAGCAGAAGGCAGCTGCTGCGTTTCGGTCTGTTCGGTACCAGGGGCGACCTGCGGAACCTGGTGCTGGCGGGGCTCGTGACGGTCGCGCTGGGGTCGCTGGTGCCGATCGCGACCGGCAAGGTGCTCGGCGTCTACGTGCCGCAGGCGCAGAACGCCCTCATCGTGCAGGTGTCGCTGGCCGTCATCATCTCCGGTGTCGTCTCGGCGGCGTTCATGCTGCTGCAGAACCTCACGATCCTGCGGATGGAGGGGCGCATCGAGAGCACGCTCCAGCCCGCGGTCTGGGACCGGCTGCTGCGGCTGCCGACGAAGTTCTTCGCCTCGCGCTCCACCGGGGAACTGGCGAGCGCGGCGATGGGGGTGAGCGCCATCCGCCGGGTGCTGTCCGGAACCGGTCCCGTCGTGGTGCAGGCGGGCACGCTCGGGGTGATGAACCTGGGTCTGCTGCTCTGGTTCAGTGTCCCGCTGGCTCTCACCGCCGTCGCGATGCTGGTGGTCATCGCCGGTGTGTTCCTGACCATGGGCATGTGGGAGCTCCGCTGGCAGCGCCGTCTGGTCGAGCTCGGGAACAAGCTGAACAACCAGGCGTTCCAGACCCTGCGCGGACTGCCCAAGCTGCGGGTCGCCGCGGCGGAGAGCTTCGCGTACGGGGCGTGGGCCTCGGAGTTCGCCCGCAGCCGTGAACTGCAGAAGCGGGCGGGCCGCATCAAGAACATGACGACGGTCCTCAACGCCGTCTACCTTCCGCTCTGTTCACTGGTCGTCTTCGTCCTGCTAGCCGGCCCGGCTCGGGGTTCCCTGACGGCCAGTGAGTTCCTGACCTTCAACACGTCCGTGACGATGCTGCTGACCGCTGTCACCCAGCTCACCGGGGCGTTCGTGTCGGCCGCCGCCGTGCTGCCGATGTTCGAGCAGATCAAGCCGGTGCTCGACGAGGCGCCCGAGGTTCGCGGCACCAGCACGCAGCCGGGTTCGCTGTCCGGGGAGATCGAGGCCAGAGGAGTGTCCTTCCGCTACTCCGAGGACGGCCCCGTCGTCCTCGACGAGGTGTCGCTGAGCGTGCGTCCGGGCGAGTTCGTCGCGATCGTGGGGCCCAGCGGATGCGGGAAGTCGACGCTGCTGAGGCTGCTCATCGGCTTCGACAGGCCGGCCTCCGGCAGTGTCCTGTACGACGGTCAGGACCTGACCTCGCTCGACCCGGCGGCGGTGCGCCGCCAGTGCGGGGTCGTCCTGCAGAACGCCCAGCCGCTCTCCGGATCGATCCTGGACTGCATCTGCGGTGCCGAGGTCTTCACCCAGGAGGAGGCGTGGGAGGCAGCCGCGATGGCGGGGCTGGCCGAGGACATCAAGCGGATGCCGATGGGGCTGCACACCATGATCGCGGGCGGCGGCTCGATCTCCGGGGGCCAGCGCCAGCGGCTGATGATCGCCCAGGCGCTCGTCCGGCGCCCCCGCATCCTGTTCTTCGACGAGGCCACCAGTGCGCTCGACAACGAGACCCAGCGCACGGTGATCGAGAGCACCCGGTCCTTGCGGGCCACCAGGGTCGTGATCGCGCACCGGCTGTCCACGGTCCTGGACGCCGACCGTGTGATCGTCATGGCCGACGGCCGTGTCGTCCAGGAGGGCCCGCCCGCCGAGCTCCTCGCGGACACGGGCGGGCAGCTCCATGAACTGGTGCGGCGCCAGATGAGTTAG